The genomic stretch AATTCGGAGCTTCTAACCGTGCTGACGGCGGTGCAGTTTTAAGAGGAAATGATCTTATAACTGGTGCTGTTGATGTTGTTGTATGTGATTCTCTTACTGGAAACATACTTATAAAAATGTTCTCATCATTTAATAGCGGCGGAAGTTATGAGGCTATAGGATATGGTTATGGTCCGGGTATAGGATTTGGATTTAAAACTCCTATATTCATTATTTCTAGAGCTTCTGGTTCTAATGTTATTGCTGGTGCTATTGAATATGCCTATCAATGTATAAGCGGTAATTTAATAGATGTTATGAATAAAGAAGAAGAAGAAGTAAAAAAATATGGTTTTGATTCTATTTTAGATAGTTTAAAACCTAAAGCAAACGCTTCTTCTGGCAGTGAAAAGTCTAAACCTTCTATAGCTAAAGAAGTTGTAACTGCACAAATTGCTGGTGTTGAAGTTATGGACTTGGATGCAGCTGTAGATTTGGTTATGGAAAATGGTATATATGCTGAGTCTGGTATGGGATGTACTGGACCTATCATATTAGTGAGTGATAAGAATAAAGAAAATGCAGAGAATATTTTGAGAAAAGGCGGATTTATATCTTAGGTTAAGATTATCCCAAGCGAAGACTAACTATAATAATAGTAACTTTTTTTACTAGATTTTGTAAATTATGGAAACATTAGATATAAAAAATAATATCTAGTGTTTCCATTTTTTATATTCATTAAAAATATTAAAATCATAGGAGTTTATTATGGAAGTTATATCAAACATAGTAGCTAAAGTAAACAGTATTTTATGGGATTATTTGCTAATAATTCTGCTATGCGGAACAGGTATTTACTTTACTATTAGACTTAAGTTCGTTCAAATACTTAAGTTTAAAGATGGTTGGAATAGAACTTTCGGAGGTCTTTCTTTAAAAGGTAAGGCAGCGGACAAAGAGGGTATGAGTTCTTTCCAATCTTTAGCAACAGCAATAGCCGCTCAAGTAGGTACTGGTAATTTAGCAGGTGCAGCAACAGCTTTGATAGCTGGAGGACCAGGTGCTATTTTTTGGATGTGGATGTCTGCATTCTTTGGTATGGCAACAATATTTGTTGAGGCGTCTTTGGGTCAGAAATACAAAACTACAACAGAAGATGGACATGTTATAGGAGGACCTGCTTACTATATACGTGCTGCTTATAAAGGAGCTTTCGGTAAATTTTTAGCTGGTTTATTTGCTGTATTTATTATACTAGCTTTAGGATTTATGGGAAATATGGTTCAGTCTAATTCTATAAGCGGTGCTTTTGTTAATGCTTTTCCTAGTGTTAAACCTATTTATGTTGGTATAGTATGTGCTGTAATTGCTGCATTTATATTTATTGGCGGATTAAAAAGAATAGCATCATTTACAGAAAAAATAGTTCCTATAATGGCTTTATTCTATATTATAGGTTCTGTAATTATTGTAATAATGAATATTAAGAATCTTCCTAGTTCTATAGCTTTAATATTTACAGGTGCTTTCAATCCTCAGGCTGTTATAGGAGGCGGATTAGGTATAGGAATTCAGCAGGCTATGCGTTTTGGTGTTGCAAGAGGTTTATTTTCTAATGAAGCTGGTATGGGTTCTACTCCTCATGCACATGCTTTGGCTAAAGTTAAACATCCTTGCGAACAGGGTGTTGTTGCTATGATAGGTGTATTCTTTGATACATTTGTAGTTGTAACTTTAAC from Brachyspira murdochii DSM 12563 encodes the following:
- the grdD gene encoding glycine/sarcosine/betaine reductase complex component C subunit alpha, which gives rise to MSDASNSAIKSMIGETFLSLANALETGQFGKKVRVGITNRGSEHGAEAVSLGGVIAMNRNKNVEVVLIGEKNSTGLQTIETDCDEKAHKIMEEMLSKGELDACVTMHYPFPIGVSTVGRVISQANGKETYIATTTGTSATVRDQAMFKNAIYGIITAKACGIKEPTVGILNIDSARTVERALKELASNGYNIKFGASNRADGGAVLRGNDLITGAVDVVVCDSLTGNILIKMFSSFNSGGSYEAIGYGYGPGIGFGFKTPIFIISRASGSNVIAGAIEYAYQCISGNLIDVMNKEEEEVKKYGFDSILDSLKPKANASSGSEKSKPSIAKEVVTAQIAGVEVMDLDAAVDLVMENGIYAESGMGCTGPIILVSDKNKENAENILRKGGFIS
- a CDS encoding alanine/glycine:cation symporter family protein encodes the protein MEVISNIVAKVNSILWDYLLIILLCGTGIYFTIRLKFVQILKFKDGWNRTFGGLSLKGKAADKEGMSSFQSLATAIAAQVGTGNLAGAATALIAGGPGAIFWMWMSAFFGMATIFVEASLGQKYKTTTEDGHVIGGPAYYIRAAYKGAFGKFLAGLFAVFIILALGFMGNMVQSNSISGAFVNAFPSVKPIYVGIVCAVIAAFIFIGGLKRIASFTEKIVPIMALFYIIGSVIIVIMNIKNLPSSIALIFTGAFNPQAVIGGGLGIGIQQAMRFGVARGLFSNEAGMGSTPHAHALAKVKHPCEQGVVAMIGVFFDTFVVVTLTALVILTSNILQTQIYPLTSAADIPEILKGVGLPQEAFRMGFGFFGVVFVAVCLFFFAFTTIVGWYFFGEQNIKYLFGVKATKVYAVLVVAFVLLGSALKVDLVWSLADTFNGLMVIPNLLGLLALGGVASALFKEYNNFNKK